A single Nitrosospira multiformis ATCC 25196 DNA region contains:
- the thrS gene encoding threonine--tRNA ligase, giving the protein MAVVRLPDGSERVYEHSVTVGEVAASIGAGLARAALAGKVNGKLVDLSARIENDSDVAIITEKDAEGLEIIRHSSAHLLAHAVKELFPEAQVTIGPVIEDGFYYDFSYKRPFTPEDLAAIEKRMAEISTRNLKVERQVWDRSEAINFFKNQGEHYKAQIIEAIPGDEDVSLYSQGNFTDLCRGPHVPATSRLKVFKLMKLAGAYWRGDSHNEMLQRIYGTAWTNKDDQNAYLRRLEEAEKRDHRKLGKQLGLFHLQEEAPGMVFWHPKGWVVWQQVEQYMRDIFRNNGYLEIRTPSVLDKGLWERSGHWENFRENMFVTQAEDREFSVKPMNCPGHVQVFKQGLKSYRDLPLRLAEFGSCHRNEPSGALHGIMRVRAFTQDDAHIFCTESQVQDEAVQFIDLLQKVYNDFGFNDILVKLSTRPAKRVGSEEQWDKAEEALRSALNHKNLIWELQPGEGAFYGPKIEFSLKDSIGRIWQCGTLQLDFSMPERLGAEFVAEDNSRQIPVMLHRAILGSLERFIGILIENHAGALPLWLSPDHAVVLNISEGQADYAREVTEELRRAGIRAYADLRNEKITYKIREHSLQKLPYQIIVGDKEVAAQRVAVRTRSGSDLGQMTLPALVDRLKEEIRTRAGAA; this is encoded by the coding sequence GTGGCTGTAGTTCGTTTGCCGGATGGTTCGGAGCGCGTGTATGAGCATTCTGTAACGGTGGGTGAAGTTGCAGCTTCGATAGGCGCCGGGCTGGCTCGCGCTGCGCTTGCAGGCAAGGTGAACGGCAAACTGGTTGACCTTTCCGCTCGTATCGAAAATGACAGCGACGTAGCCATCATCACGGAAAAGGATGCGGAAGGGCTCGAGATCATCCGGCATTCCAGCGCCCATTTGCTGGCGCATGCGGTGAAAGAATTGTTTCCGGAAGCGCAGGTCACGATTGGACCGGTAATCGAGGACGGATTTTATTACGATTTTTCCTATAAGCGACCCTTTACCCCCGAAGATCTGGCGGCAATCGAGAAACGCATGGCTGAAATCAGCACGCGCAACCTGAAGGTCGAGCGCCAGGTTTGGGATCGATCCGAGGCAATCAATTTTTTCAAGAACCAGGGCGAACACTATAAGGCGCAGATCATCGAAGCCATTCCCGGCGATGAGGACGTTTCCCTGTATTCTCAGGGAAATTTTACCGATTTATGCCGCGGTCCCCACGTCCCGGCCACATCCCGTCTGAAGGTTTTCAAGCTGATGAAGCTTGCAGGCGCCTATTGGCGTGGGGATTCGCATAACGAAATGCTGCAGCGGATCTATGGCACCGCATGGACCAATAAAGACGATCAGAACGCCTATCTGCGCCGTCTTGAAGAGGCGGAGAAACGCGATCACCGCAAGCTCGGCAAGCAACTGGGTCTGTTTCACCTTCAGGAAGAAGCGCCTGGAATGGTGTTCTGGCACCCGAAGGGATGGGTCGTCTGGCAGCAGGTCGAACAGTACATGCGGGACATCTTTCGTAATAACGGCTATCTCGAAATCCGCACGCCCTCCGTACTGGACAAGGGTTTGTGGGAGCGTTCCGGACACTGGGAAAACTTCCGCGAGAACATGTTCGTGACGCAGGCCGAAGATCGGGAATTTTCCGTCAAGCCGATGAATTGTCCGGGGCATGTGCAGGTGTTCAAGCAGGGGCTGAAAAGTTATCGCGACCTGCCGCTCCGGCTCGCGGAATTCGGTTCCTGTCACCGTAACGAGCCCTCCGGAGCGCTGCACGGGATCATGCGGGTGCGAGCGTTCACTCAGGACGACGCTCACATTTTCTGCACTGAGTCCCAGGTGCAAGATGAGGCCGTCCAGTTTATCGATCTGTTGCAGAAGGTTTACAACGATTTTGGCTTTAATGACATCCTGGTGAAACTTTCCACCCGTCCCGCAAAGCGCGTAGGCTCCGAAGAGCAGTGGGACAAGGCGGAAGAGGCGCTGCGATCCGCGCTGAATCACAAAAACCTCATCTGGGAACTGCAACCGGGTGAAGGTGCGTTCTACGGACCAAAAATAGAGTTTTCGCTCAAGGATAGTATCGGTCGCATCTGGCAGTGCGGCACCTTGCAACTGGATTTTTCCATGCCGGAACGCCTCGGCGCAGAGTTTGTGGCCGAGGATAACTCCCGGCAGATACCGGTAATGCTTCACCGCGCAATCCTCGGCTCCCTGGAACGTTTTATCGGCATTCTTATCGAAAATCATGCGGGAGCACTGCCGCTATGGTTGTCCCCGGACCATGCGGTCGTGCTGAATATCTCGGAAGGGCAGGCCGATTATGCCCGAGAAGTGACCGAAGAACTCAGAAGAGCGGGAATTCGAGCGTATGCGGACTTGAGAAATGAAAAAATAACTTATAAAATACGGGAGCATAGTCTGCAAAAACTGCCCTATCAAATCATCGTGGGTGATAAGGAAGTGGCAGCCCAGAGAGTGGCTGTACGTACCCGCAGTGGCTCTGACCTTGGTCAGATGACATTGCCGGCATTGGTGGACCGGCTTAAGGAAGAGATTCGCACCCGGGCGGGGGCGGCCTGA
- the infC gene encoding translation initiation factor IF-3 — MVQEKAARINYEITAPEVRLIGADGEQIGIVPLAVANNLAEEAEVDLVEIAPTAKPPVCRLMDYGKFRYQESKKKHEAKLKQKQIQIKEVKFRPNTDEGDYNIKLRNLISFLDEGDKAKITLRFRGREMAHQEFGVRLLERIKGDLESHAIVEQFPKMEGRQMVMVLSPRKKEIKNSKEVKTSNSKETKPTADAESQPERR, encoded by the coding sequence ATAGTTCAAGAAAAAGCAGCACGCATCAATTACGAGATTACTGCGCCGGAAGTGCGCTTGATTGGTGCGGATGGAGAGCAGATAGGTATAGTCCCTCTGGCGGTTGCCAATAATCTGGCGGAAGAAGCAGAGGTGGATTTGGTTGAAATCGCCCCTACTGCCAAACCCCCTGTATGCCGCCTGATGGATTATGGCAAGTTCAGGTATCAGGAAAGCAAGAAAAAGCACGAAGCCAAGCTCAAGCAAAAACAGATTCAGATCAAGGAAGTCAAGTTTCGTCCCAATACGGACGAGGGTGATTACAACATCAAGCTGCGTAACCTGATCAGTTTTCTGGACGAGGGCGATAAAGCCAAAATTACCCTCCGCTTCCGCGGGCGGGAAATGGCGCATCAGGAATTTGGAGTGCGGTTGCTGGAGCGGATAAAAGGCGATCTGGAATCGCATGCGATAGTGGAGCAATTTCCCAAAATGGAGGGACGCCAGATGGTGATGGTGTTATCTCCACGAAAGAAAGAAATAAAGAACTCCAAAGAAGTAAAAACCTCCAACTCAAAGGAAACAAAACCGACGGCTGATGCCGAAAGCCAGCCCGAGCGGCGCTAG
- the rpmI gene encoding 50S ribosomal protein L35 produces MPKMKTKSGAAKRFTVRAGGTVKRSQAFKRHILTKKTTKSKRQLRGSVNVHFSDVASVRAMMPYA; encoded by the coding sequence ATGCCAAAGATGAAAACAAAGAGTGGTGCGGCAAAACGTTTTACGGTGAGGGCAGGCGGTACCGTGAAGCGCTCGCAGGCATTCAAGCGTCATATTCTGACTAAGAAAACGACCAAAAGCAAGCGCCAGTTGCGGGGGTCCGTAAACGTGCACTTCAGCGATGTGGCGTCGGTGCGCGCCATGATGCCCTACGCATAG
- the rplT gene encoding 50S ribosomal protein L20 codes for MPRVKRGVTAHARHKKILDLAKGYRGRRKNVYRVAKEAVMKAGQYAYRDRRQKKREFRALWIARINAAARECGLSYSVFMNGLKKAEIEVDRKVLADLAVFDKPAFAKIAEQAKASLAI; via the coding sequence ATGCCAAGAGTGAAACGTGGTGTAACAGCTCACGCTCGCCACAAGAAAATACTGGACCTGGCGAAAGGTTACCGGGGTCGCCGCAAGAATGTCTATCGCGTAGCGAAGGAAGCGGTGATGAAAGCGGGGCAATACGCCTATCGCGATCGTCGCCAGAAGAAACGCGAGTTTCGAGCCCTTTGGATCGCCCGTATCAACGCCGCTGCCAGGGAATGCGGTTTGTCGTACAGCGTGTTCATGAACGGCCTGAAGAAAGCCGAGATCGAGGTGGATCGCAAGGTCCTGGCGGATCTGGCTGTATTCGACAAGCCGGCCTTTGCAAAAATAGCGGAGCAGGCCAAAGCCAGTTTGGCCATTTAG